The DNA sequence CGCTCGCATCGGAGATGATCGCGGCTCAGTTCCGCTGGATGGGCGCACCCACCGAGGAAGCCTTCGGCGAGGCCCGCGACGAGGCCGCAAAGGGTTTGCGCCAGTTCGAAAAGCAGTGCCGAGCCGGCCCCTGCTTCACCGGACCCGATTTCTCGCTGCTCGACGCCACCGTGGCACCGGTGCTGATGCGCTACGAACTGCTGCAGGATCCCGGCAGCCCCTGGCAGCCGGCGGAGTTCCCGAACCTTGCGCGCTGGTGGCAACACATCTCGGAAATGCCTGCGGTGCGCGAGTCCGTGCCCGACGATTTCCTGGCACGCCTGCCCCGCTTCCTGAACAATCAGCAGGGCTTTGCCGGACCGCGCCTGGCCGCCGGTCTCGCGGAACGGGGCCACTGACCCGGCCAGTCCACGATGAAGTCCTCCAGCGGCAGGTCGGGTGCCTCGTCCTCGCGGACCACCCGGCCCGCCACCGAGACCCCCGCCGCGCGCACGCTGTCCGGATCCCCCGAGAGCAGCGGGTGCCAGGCGGGCAGCGGAACCCCCCGGTGCCGGAGGCGATAGGCACAGGTCGGCGGCAGCCACTCGTATTCGGCAACGGTCGCTAGCGTCACGCGCAGGCAGTCGGGCACCTGCTGGTGCCGGTTCGGGTAGTCGGAACAGCGGCCGGTCGTGCAATCCAGCAGACGGCAGGCAAGCCAGGTATGCGCGAGCGCTCCGCTGTCCTCGTCTTCCAGCTTGTGCAGGCAGCAGCGCCCGCAGCCGTCGCACAGGGCTTCCCACTCCGCCTCGTCGAGCGTCGCCAGCGGACGTTCCCAGAACGGTTCGGGCATCAGGAAGCCTCTGCCGGAGCGTCGTCGAGGCGACGCTGCCCGGCCTGTTCCAGACGCTCCAGCACCCGTTCCCAGCGGTCGGGCGTCGCGTAGTGCATCAGCATCCGCCCGCGCCGCCCCGGCACGACGATCGCCAGCCCGTTTTCCGGATACAGCCAGTAGTCCTGATCGTCCTCCAGCCGGATCCGCGACACCGGGTCGCCGAAACGTTCCCGGATCAAGTCTCCATCCCAGCGGGCGCGGGGGATGTAGCTCAATTCCGCCACTGGTACACGCCCCAGTTCGATCAGCGCGGCATCGCCCAGCCCGTACCGGCGAGCCCCACTCGGCATCGGCCGCTCCGACGTTCGCTGCTCCCAGACGCGCTCGAGCGCTGGTTCGTCCAGGTCGAGGACCATCACGAGATTGGCCTCGAACGGCGGGATCCGGGCGTTGGAGAAAAAGGCCTCCACGCTGCGGGCACCGTCGGGTTCGACGAACAGCCGGATATCGGGGACGGGCAGGCGCCCGGCGAGATCCGCCAGCGTCGTCTCGCCCAGCACGATCCCGAGCACCCGGACCCGGTCCGCGCCCAACACCTCGATCTGCCACGGCAGGTTCTCGAAGCGCTGGACCTGGGGTTCCCGGGGCACCAGCAGAAAGGCCGCCAGCAGTGCCGCCAGCAACAGCCCCACGAACCACCAGCCTACTGCACGTACACGCATCCGCCCTCCGAACTCGAATTTCACACACCCCGCGGCGCGTGCCCTCCGGCGCCGGCCCGCGGCGGCGCCAGTATAACAACGCGCCCGCCCGAAGCGGTGCCAGCCCCTACCCGCCCCCCCATTCCGGCGAAGGGTCTTTTCTCCCCTCTCCCGCAGGCGGGAGAGGGGCCGGGGGTGAGGGTGATTGCATTACGGGCGGCCCGACACCCGAGCACGGACCTGGCGCACGGTCCCCGCCGGTCATGGAAGGTTTTGCGCGTCTGGTGCGTCTTCTGCCGGCACACCCGCGCGGCCGACAAGCGACCGTCCTGGCCGCGCGCCCAGCATCGTCGCCTGCTGTTCATCATTCGCTGTCCGTGGAGTCACCGTATGCATCTGCCCAAAATGTCCCGCCGCCGTTTCCTCCAGCTCGGAGCCGGATCGCTTGCAGGCGCCGGCGTATTTGCCGCCACCCCGCAGATCACCGCCTTCGCCTCCGATCTGAACGACTTCCTGAAAGGGCCCCCGGTCCCGGACATCGCGCCGATTCAGATGACCGAGCACGTCTGGATGATCTACTCCGAAGACGTGTTTCCGACCCCGGAGAATAAGGGAATGATGTGCAACATCACTTTCGTCGTCACCGACGAGGGTGTGGTGGTTCTCGACAGCGGAGGTTCGCTGCAGATCGGCGAAATGGCCATCCGCATGATCCGCACGGTCACCGACAAGCCGGTGATCTCGATCTTCGTCTCGCATTATCACGGCGACCACTGGCTCGGCAACCACGCGTTCGTCAACGAATTCGGTGCCGACCTGCCGATCTACGCGCACCCGCACACCAAGCAGGAGATCGAGGGCGTGCAGGGCGACCTCTGGCGCAGCCTGATGGAACGCTGGACCGAGGGCGCGACCATCGGCACACGGGTGATCGCCCCGAACCGCGAGATGACGCATGGCGACGAATTCCGCTTTGGCGGCGTAACCCTGCGCATGCACCACTACGGTGTGGCCCATACGCCAAGCGATATTTCCGTGGAAGTGGTCGGCGAGGGACTGACCTATGTCGGCGATGTTGCGATGGAACGGCGCATCGCGAACATGGACGACGGGTCGTTCCAGGGCTCGATCGACTACATCGACCGCCTGAAGGCCGCCGCCGGGTCGGAGATCTG is a window from the Thioalkalivibrio paradoxus ARh 1 genome containing:
- a CDS encoding glutathione S-transferase family protein, translated to MALPHLHLISFPLCPFVQRSVITLKHKNIPFERTYLDPTALPDWFLEKSPTGKVPLLIVDERSVLFESAAINEYLDEISPPRLLPEDPLERAQARAWIALASEMIAAQFRWMGAPTEEAFGEARDEAAKGLRQFEKQCRAGPCFTGPDFSLLDATVAPVLMRYELLQDPGSPWQPAEFPNLARWWQHISEMPAVRESVPDDFLARLPRFLNNQQGFAGPRLAAGLAERGH
- a CDS encoding MBL fold metallo-hydrolase; its protein translation is MHLPKMSRRRFLQLGAGSLAGAGVFAATPQITAFASDLNDFLKGPPVPDIAPIQMTEHVWMIYSEDVFPTPENKGMMCNITFVVTDEGVVVLDSGGSLQIGEMAIRMIRTVTDKPVISIFVSHYHGDHWLGNHAFVNEFGADLPIYAHPHTKQEIEGVQGDLWRSLMERWTEGATIGTRVIAPNREMTHGDEFRFGGVTLRMHHYGVAHTPSDISVEVVGEGLTYVGDVAMERRIANMDDGSFQGSIDYIDRLKAAAGSEIWIPGHGRPTDDLLQWNQEMFAGIYENCLAAVENMEDMEGARERVMADPRVADKADETRGFDDNIGRYISLAYLEAEMAVF
- a CDS encoding YcgN family cysteine cluster protein produces the protein MPEPFWERPLATLDEAEWEALCDGCGRCCLHKLEDEDSGALAHTWLACRLLDCTTGRCSDYPNRHQQVPDCLRVTLATVAEYEWLPPTCAYRLRHRGVPLPAWHPLLSGDPDSVRAAGVSVAGRVVREDEAPDLPLEDFIVDWPGQWPRSARPAARRGPAKPC